From bacterium:
TTTCATCAAATCATATAAAATGTGCTTCTTATGAATATCCCTTAATTCCTGATGAAGATAGAAAAATTTATGGAGATATTCTATTTAAAATTATTGAAAAAGAAAAATTTTCAAAGACAAAGGATGGAAGATTTTTTTATTCAGGGAAGCCAATTCACAGAGATTTCAGTTTAAGGACAGTTGGAGATATGTTTGCAATATTTGAGATAGATGAGGAAAGACAGATTGGAGAGATAGAAGAAAATAAAGTTATGTTTGAATGTCATCCAGGAGCAATTTATTTACATCACGGGAAAAAATATGAGGTTATATTTATAAATTTTGAAAAGAAGATGGTTGTTGTTGAAAAGAATAATGGCAGTTACTATACCCAGCCAAACTGGTGGGAAAAAATAGATATTTTGAATGTAGAAAAGGAGAAAAATAAAGATGATTTTTTGATAAAATTTGGAGAGATAGAAGTAACAACACAGGTTGTAAGTTATGAAAAAAGGAGGGAAAATGACAGGTCACTTATTGGAACTTATATGTTAAGTTTGCCTTCAGAAAAATTTAAAACGCAGTCATTATGGATAGAAATACCTGATGAAGTTGTTTATGATATAAAAGAGAGAAGACTTGATTTTCCAGGAAGTATTCACGCAGCAGAACATTCAATGATAGGAATATTTCCTCTTGTTGTTACATGTGATAGAGTGGACATTGGCGGTTATTCATTTCCATTTCATCAGCAAACAGAAAAATCAACTATTTTTATATATGATGGTTATCCCGGAGGAGTTGGTATTACAAAAATTGCTTTTGAAAGAATAGATAAAATTTTTAAAGTTGCCTATGATTCTGTTTTAAACTGTAAATGCGAAATGGGTTGTCCTTCCTGCATTGTATCTCCAAAATGCGGTAACAACAACCGTCCTTTAAGTAAATCAGGTTGCCTTTATCTTCTCTCTCTTTTAACTTCAGGAATCCGTCCTTCTGTATAGGATTTCAAGTTTTTTAAATTTATAATATAATATAATTCAAAATAAAAAACGGAGGGGAAAATGGCTATAGTTTCAATAGAAAGAATGAAAAATTTTATGAATATTTCACATGCTGCTGAGATGCTTCTTGAAAAAAATGAAAAGGAGATTTCTTTTTCTGTTAATTTAAAAACAAGAGATGATGAAATTATTTTCTGTGATGCATATGTTGTTTATCATAATGTTGTTCTTGGACCTGCAAAAGGTGGAATAAGAATGGCTCCAAATGTTACTCTGGAAGAAACAAAACGACTTGCAAAAATAATGACATATAAAAATGCTTTAACAGAACTTCCTTTTGGAGGCGGAAAATCAGGAATCAGAATTCCTGATACAAATATTGATGAGTTTACAAGAATTAGTATTTTTAAAGAATATGTTCATGCGATAAGAGAAGAGATTGTTTCAAGACAGTATATTCCAGCACCAGACCTTGGAACAGACCAGTTTGATATGTCTGTAATTTATGGAGAACTTCATATTCCTGAATGTGTTACTGGAAAACCTGTAAAAATAGGAGGACTTCCAGGGAGATTAGAAGCAACTGGTCGTTCAGTTGCAACTTCAACAAGATTGTATGTTGAAAATATTATGAAAAACAAGTTAGGAAATATTAAAGTAGCAGTTCAGGGTTTTGGAAATGTTGGTAGATGGACCTCTTTTTTTCTTTATAAATGGGGTGCGAAAATAGTTGCTGTTTCAGACATTTATGGTGGTGTTTATAATGAAAAGGGTTTTGATATTGAAGGACTTTTTAAATATGCCCCTAAAAAAAATATTACAATTTCGGATTATCCGGAGGGCGAAAAAATTTCAAATGAAGAATTACTTGAAATGGATGTTGATGTTTTAATTCCCTGTGCCTGTGAGAGTGTGATTACAAAAGAAAATGCAGATAA
This genomic window contains:
- a CDS encoding Glu/Leu/Phe/Val dehydrogenase, which encodes MAIVSIERMKNFMNISHAAEMLLEKNEKEISFSVNLKTRDDEIIFCDAYVVYHNVVLGPAKGGIRMAPNVTLEETKRLAKIMTYKNALTELPFGGGKSGIRIPDTNIDEFTRISIFKEYVHAIREEIVSRQYIPAPDLGTDQFDMSVIYGELHIPECVTGKPVKIGGLPGRLEATGRSVATSTRLYVENIMKNKLGNIKVAVQGFGNVGRWTSFFLYKWGAKIVAVSDIYGGVYNEKGFDIEGLFKYAPKKNITISDYPEGEKISNEELLEMDVDVLIPCACESVITKENADKIKSKVIIEGANDPVTEEGDEILKNKGIDVLPDFLCNSGGVIASYIEWKNAKSGNQTEKEDTFNEIDKKISECFHKICEVKKELKLTYRESATYLSVKFLIEAMHERRWL